From Streptomyces fungicidicus, one genomic window encodes:
- a CDS encoding aminopeptidase P family protein — translation MAEELPETPETAEEEPVKQRKNGLYPGVSDELAESMRTGWADTELHDLRPIPQAAQAAARRAALSARFPGERLVVPAGNLKTRSNDTEYSFRASVEYAYLTGNQTEDGVLVLEPTADGHRETIYLLPRSDRENGEFWLDGQGELWVGRRHSLAEAGTLYGIPASDVRELAAALREATGPVRVVRGYDAGIEAALTDKVTAERDEELRVFLSEMRLVKDDFEIGELQKAVDSTVRGFEDVVKVLDKAEATSERYIEGTFFLRARVEGNDVGYGSICAAGPHACTLHWVRNDGPVRSGELLLLDAGVETHTYYTADVTRTLPIDGTYNALQKKIYDAVYDAQEAGIAAVKPGAKYRDFHDAAQRVLAERLVEWGLVEGPVERVLELGLQRRWTLHGTGHMLGMDVHDCAVARTETYVDGTLEPGMVLTVEPGLYFQTDDLTVPEEYRGIGVRIEDDILVTEDGNRNLSAGLPRRSDEVEAWMAGLKG, via the coding sequence GTGGCCGAGGAGCTGCCGGAGACCCCGGAGACCGCCGAGGAAGAGCCCGTCAAGCAGCGCAAGAACGGCCTGTACCCGGGTGTGTCCGACGAGCTGGCCGAGAGCATGCGGACCGGCTGGGCCGACACCGAGCTGCACGACCTGCGGCCGATCCCCCAGGCCGCGCAGGCGGCCGCCCGCCGCGCCGCGCTGTCCGCCCGCTTCCCGGGTGAACGCCTGGTCGTCCCCGCGGGCAACCTGAAGACGCGTTCGAACGACACGGAGTACTCCTTCCGCGCGTCGGTCGAGTACGCCTACCTCACCGGCAACCAGACGGAGGACGGCGTCCTCGTCCTGGAGCCCACGGCCGACGGCCACCGGGAGACGATCTACCTTCTGCCCCGCTCCGACCGCGAGAACGGCGAGTTCTGGCTGGACGGCCAGGGCGAGCTGTGGGTCGGCCGCCGGCACTCCCTCGCCGAGGCCGGGACGCTGTACGGCATCCCCGCCTCCGACGTCCGCGAGCTGGCCGCCGCGCTGCGCGAGGCCACCGGCCCGGTGCGCGTGGTGCGCGGGTACGACGCCGGGATCGAGGCGGCGCTGACCGACAAGGTCACCGCCGAGCGCGACGAGGAGCTGCGCGTCTTCCTCTCCGAGATGCGGCTGGTCAAGGACGACTTCGAGATCGGCGAGCTGCAGAAGGCCGTCGACTCCACGGTGCGCGGCTTCGAGGACGTCGTGAAGGTCCTCGACAAGGCCGAGGCGACGTCCGAACGCTACATCGAGGGAACGTTCTTCCTGCGTGCCCGCGTGGAGGGCAACGACGTCGGCTACGGCTCCATCTGCGCCGCCGGCCCGCACGCCTGCACGCTGCACTGGGTGCGCAACGACGGCCCGGTCCGCTCCGGCGAGCTGCTGCTGCTGGACGCGGGCGTGGAGACGCACACGTACTACACCGCCGACGTCACGCGCACGCTGCCGATCGACGGCACGTACAACGCGCTGCAGAAGAAGATCTACGACGCGGTGTACGACGCCCAGGAGGCCGGCATCGCCGCGGTGAAGCCGGGCGCCAAGTACCGGGACTTCCACGACGCCGCCCAGCGGGTGCTGGCCGAGCGGCTCGTCGAGTGGGGCCTGGTCGAGGGCCCGGTGGAGCGGGTGCTCGAGCTGGGCCTGCAGCGCCGCTGGACGCTGCACGGCACCGGTCACATGCTCGGCATGGACGTCCACGACTGCGCCGTCGCGCGGACCGAGACGTACGTCGACGGCACGCTGGAGCCCGGCATGGTGCTGACCGTCGAGCCCGGCCTGTACTTCCAGACCGACGACCTGACCGTGCCCGAGGAGTACCGGGGCATCGGCGTCCGCATCGAGGACGACATCCTGGTCACCGAGGACGGCAACCGGAACCTGTCCGCCGGGCTGCCCCGCCGGTCCGACGAGGTCGAGGCGTGGATGGCCGGCCTGAAGGGCTGA
- a CDS encoding ATP-binding protein: MSIWWSLHLRRDAASVPLARRLLLGAMETAGVDPDISYDLSVALSEACANAVEYGGDTARGGTAEAYRVTAYLDGEKCRIEVADAGPGFPGTAGNRSRPPARAVPSDAEHGRGLWLIRELADHVHIGNKPGRGGAVVSFDKILKWREDAPLVAV, encoded by the coding sequence ATGAGCATCTGGTGGTCACTCCATCTGCGGCGCGACGCCGCCAGCGTGCCGCTCGCCCGGCGCCTGCTGCTCGGCGCCATGGAGACCGCGGGCGTGGACCCCGACATCTCCTACGACCTGTCCGTCGCCCTCAGCGAGGCCTGCGCAAACGCCGTGGAGTACGGCGGGGACACCGCGCGGGGCGGAACCGCGGAGGCGTACCGGGTGACCGCCTACCTCGACGGGGAGAAGTGCCGCATCGAGGTGGCCGACGCGGGGCCCGGCTTCCCCGGCACGGCCGGGAACCGCTCCCGTCCGCCGGCCCGGGCGGTGCCGTCGGACGCGGAGCACGGCCGGGGCCTGTGGCTCATCCGGGAGCTCGCCGACCACGTCCACATCGGCAACAAGCCGGGCCGGGGCGGCGCGGTGGTGAGCTTCGACAAGATCCTCAAGTGGCGCGAGGACGCCCCGCTCGTCGCGGTGTAG